The proteins below are encoded in one region of Alistipes communis:
- a CDS encoding ABC transporter permease: MRNYFKETDQVVRRELRRIVRQPMYWVLMVVLPVVSFAFFAVIFERGVARNIPIAVLDEDHTTLSRKVTQMIDDTPTAMVSYEVQSMEEAQRLMREGRISAIVHIPAFFEKNILSNSQTHIECSVSGTNITVNGLLSKDLQTAVTTFQAGVQLQLLMKQGLTEKQAMAQIMPVRFVKHVLFNPYINYSYYLSPSFMPMMLMIFAMLVTIFAIGTELKAGTAREWLDTAGGSVFAALVGKMLPLVVMMLLMTLTMFLILFKIVGVPLNGSLTALLFGCMLFVLAYMAIGVLIVTLLSNLRLSLSIGGGYSVLAFTFSGLTFPMMAMYPWVQAFSKIFPFTFYTDIFIDQALRGAPVVDSLWDMGYIALFIVLPMLCLPRLRKICSDEKYWGRM; this comes from the coding sequence ATGCGCAACTACTTCAAAGAAACCGATCAGGTCGTGCGGCGCGAACTGCGGCGCATCGTCCGTCAGCCCATGTACTGGGTGCTGATGGTGGTGCTTCCCGTCGTGTCGTTCGCCTTCTTCGCCGTCATCTTCGAGCGGGGCGTGGCGCGCAACATCCCGATCGCCGTACTCGACGAAGACCACACGACGCTGTCGCGCAAGGTGACGCAGATGATCGACGACACGCCGACGGCGATGGTCTCCTACGAGGTGCAGAGCATGGAGGAGGCCCAGCGGCTCATGCGCGAAGGACGTATCTCGGCCATCGTCCACATTCCGGCGTTTTTCGAGAAGAACATCCTCAGCAACAGCCAGACCCATATCGAATGTTCGGTGAGCGGCACGAACATCACCGTCAACGGACTGCTGTCGAAAGACCTGCAAACGGCCGTCACGACCTTTCAGGCAGGCGTGCAGCTGCAACTGCTCATGAAGCAGGGGTTGACCGAGAAACAGGCGATGGCGCAGATCATGCCCGTGCGTTTCGTCAAGCACGTACTGTTCAATCCCTACATCAATTACAGCTATTACCTCTCGCCGAGCTTCATGCCCATGATGCTGATGATCTTCGCCATGCTCGTCACGATCTTCGCCATCGGTACCGAACTCAAAGCGGGCACGGCGCGCGAGTGGCTCGACACGGCGGGCGGGTCGGTCTTTGCAGCGCTTGTCGGAAAGATGCTGCCGCTCGTAGTCATGATGCTGCTCATGACGCTGACGATGTTCCTGATCCTGTTCAAAATCGTAGGGGTACCGCTCAACGGCAGCCTCACGGCCCTGCTCTTCGGCTGCATGCTGTTCGTGCTGGCCTACATGGCCATCGGCGTACTGATCGTCACGCTGCTGAGCAACCTGCGCCTGTCGCTCTCGATCGGCGGCGGTTATTCGGTGCTGGCCTTCACCTTTTCGGGACTTACCTTTCCGATGATGGCGATGTACCCGTGGGTGCAGGCGTTCAGCAAGATCTTCCCCTTTACGTTCTATACCGACATCTTCATCGATCAGGCGCTTCGCGGTGCACCGGTCGTCGATTCGCTGTGGGACATGGGGTATATCGCACTCTTCATCGTACTGCCGATGCTCTGCCTGCCGCGCCTGCGCAAGATCTGTTCCGATGAAAAATACTGGGGGAGGATGTAA
- a CDS encoding ABC transporter permease: protein MGRIKEILQAYRTELASVIRNEYKAVFTDGGVLLVMVLAIFIYSTLYASAYAPEVLRNVPIGVIDESQTPSSRELIRTFDAGPNTYVAYEPSGMEEAEELFFARKIYGVVYIPQDYEKQLLGGSSAAVSLYVDASYFLMYRQVFQELVTGIGQTGAMVQFQRLIAKGADIPQATAATQPVIYQSHNLFIPYLGYGSFIMPAIIIVIIQQTLLIGIGMIGGTWREFGLYRKLIPANCKRMYTLPIVLGKALVYISIYAVTLLYIMTVYYKLFHYPSNGSTEAVVGLLVPYLLACIMLGIAISTLFRYREQSLLLLFWTSIPILLLSGASFPREAIPEWLYTLGQVFPSSSGVNAFIRIRTMGASLRDVMPELRILWAQVFVYGGLACIGIHVILTRQKQDEGGQ, encoded by the coding sequence ATGGGACGAATCAAAGAGATACTGCAAGCCTACCGAACCGAACTGGCTTCGGTCATCCGCAACGAATACAAGGCGGTCTTCACCGACGGCGGCGTACTGCTGGTCATGGTGCTGGCCATCTTCATCTACTCGACGCTCTATGCGTCGGCCTATGCTCCCGAAGTGCTGCGCAACGTCCCGATCGGCGTGATCGACGAGAGCCAGACCCCGTCGAGCCGCGAACTGATCCGCACCTTCGACGCCGGCCCCAATACCTACGTGGCCTACGAGCCGAGCGGCATGGAGGAGGCCGAAGAGCTCTTCTTCGCTCGCAAGATCTACGGCGTGGTCTACATTCCGCAGGACTACGAGAAGCAACTGCTGGGCGGTTCGTCGGCCGCCGTATCGCTCTATGTCGACGCCAGCTACTTCCTCATGTACCGTCAGGTGTTCCAAGAGCTCGTGACGGGCATCGGACAGACGGGGGCCATGGTACAGTTCCAGCGGCTCATCGCCAAAGGCGCCGACATCCCGCAGGCGACGGCCGCGACGCAGCCGGTCATCTACCAGTCGCACAACCTTTTCATTCCCTATCTGGGCTACGGATCGTTCATCATGCCCGCGATCATCATCGTCATCATCCAGCAGACGCTCCTGATCGGCATCGGCATGATCGGCGGCACATGGCGCGAATTCGGACTCTACCGGAAACTGATCCCCGCCAACTGCAAGCGCATGTACACGCTTCCGATCGTGCTGGGAAAGGCGTTGGTCTACATCTCGATCTACGCCGTCACGCTGCTCTACATCATGACGGTGTATTACAAACTGTTCCACTATCCCTCCAACGGCTCGACGGAGGCCGTCGTCGGACTGCTCGTGCCCTATCTGCTGGCCTGCATCATGCTGGGTATCGCCATTTCGACGCTGTTCCGCTACCGCGAACAGTCGCTGCTGCTGCTTTTCTGGACATCGATTCCCATCCTGCTGCTCAGCGGCGCTTCGTTCCCGCGCGAAGCCATCCCCGAATGGCTCTACACGCTGGGGCAGGTCTTCCCGAGCAGCAGCGGCGTCAACGCCTTCATCCGGATCCGGACGATGGGCGCTTCGCTGCGGGACGTGATGCCCGAACTGAGGATTCTGTGGGCGCAGGTCTTCGTCTACGGAGGGTTGGCCTGCATCGGCATCCACGTGATCCTGACACGCCAGAAGCAGGACGAAGGCGGGCAATAA
- a CDS encoding HlyD family secretion protein, translated as MKKKNIIAVLVAVVVIIAAVLLVSRYLKARTPILLQGTTECTTYKASSKIAGRIVDMKVEEGQRVERGELLYTLSTPELDAKLQQAEAVRSAASAIDQKVLSGARVQQIEAALNMWQQAQAGRELAQKTFDRVKALYEQGVVPAQKFDEAQAQYNAMTATASAAKAQYDLAVDGASKEEKAAAAAQVRQAAGVVSEVESYLSDAMVYSPVTGEISTIIAEQGELVGSGYPVVAILDMSDMWVTFNIKETLMPKIRMGKRLRGYVPALDRDVDFHITYIAPQADFATWAATRTQGGFDIRTFAVKAKPLGAEEGMRPGMSVLVDWDAIE; from the coding sequence ATGAAGAAGAAAAACATCATCGCTGTCCTCGTCGCCGTCGTCGTCATCATCGCGGCAGTCCTATTGGTGAGCCGTTATTTGAAGGCCAGGACGCCGATCCTCCTTCAAGGCACGACGGAATGTACGACCTACAAGGCTTCGTCGAAAATCGCCGGCCGCATCGTCGACATGAAGGTCGAGGAGGGGCAGCGCGTCGAGCGTGGCGAACTGTTATACACGCTCTCCACGCCCGAACTGGACGCCAAACTGCAACAGGCCGAAGCGGTGCGGAGCGCAGCGTCGGCAATCGACCAGAAAGTGCTCTCCGGCGCCCGCGTGCAGCAGATCGAAGCGGCGCTCAACATGTGGCAGCAGGCGCAGGCCGGACGCGAACTGGCCCAAAAGACCTTCGACCGCGTGAAAGCGCTCTACGAACAAGGGGTCGTGCCGGCGCAGAAATTCGACGAGGCGCAGGCGCAGTACAACGCCATGACCGCGACCGCCTCGGCCGCCAAGGCGCAGTACGACCTGGCGGTCGACGGCGCCTCGAAGGAGGAGAAAGCCGCCGCCGCGGCACAGGTGCGGCAGGCCGCAGGCGTCGTATCGGAGGTGGAGAGCTACCTGAGCGACGCGATGGTCTATTCGCCCGTTACGGGCGAAATCTCGACGATCATCGCCGAGCAGGGCGAGCTGGTGGGCAGCGGTTATCCCGTGGTCGCCATCCTCGACATGAGCGACATGTGGGTGACGTTCAACATCAAGGAGACGCTGATGCCAAAGATCCGAATGGGCAAGCGCCTGCGCGGCTATGTGCCCGCACTCGACCGCGATGTCGACTTCCACATCACCTACATCGCTCCGCAGGCCGATTTCGCCACATGGGCCGCGACGCGCACGCAGGGCGGATTCGACATCCGTACCTTCGCCGTCAAGGCCAAGCCGCTGGGCGCCGAAGAGGGGATGCGCCCCGGCATGAGCGTTCTGGTCGACTGGGACGCAATCGAGTAG
- a CDS encoding LytR/AlgR family response regulator transcription factor, whose protein sequence is MKAVIIEDETAAAVNLQSILHRVAPAVEITAVLEGVEESVEWFGTHPQPDLVLMDIHLADGEAFRIFERVSLTAPVIFTTAYDRYALEAFKVDSIDYLLKPIKEEEVRRALEKLRRLSGLERSRYSERVERLAERANERQQVFLVRVRDKFIPLQRERIAYCYTSDERVTACTLDGEKYPLDKPLETLQTLLPASDFFRANRQFIVARQAVAEIAVWFGSRLALRLSVETPERIVISKARVPEFKRWLTSVHPAD, encoded by the coding sequence ATGAAAGCCGTAATCATCGAGGACGAAACCGCCGCTGCGGTCAACTTGCAGTCGATCCTGCACCGTGTGGCGCCGGCCGTGGAGATCACGGCGGTGCTCGAAGGGGTCGAGGAGAGCGTCGAGTGGTTCGGGACGCATCCGCAGCCCGATCTTGTGCTTATGGATATTCATCTGGCCGACGGCGAGGCGTTTCGGATTTTCGAACGGGTTTCGCTCACGGCTCCCGTCATTTTCACGACCGCCTACGACCGCTATGCGCTCGAAGCCTTCAAGGTCGACAGCATCGACTACCTGCTCAAACCGATCAAGGAGGAAGAGGTGCGCCGTGCGCTGGAGAAGTTGCGGCGGCTTTCGGGATTGGAACGCAGCCGTTACAGCGAGCGGGTCGAACGGCTGGCGGAGCGTGCCAACGAGCGACAGCAGGTTTTCCTGGTGCGCGTGCGCGACAAGTTCATTCCTCTGCAACGCGAGCGGATCGCCTATTGTTACACGAGCGACGAGCGGGTGACGGCCTGTACGCTCGACGGTGAGAAGTATCCGCTCGACAAGCCGCTCGAAACGTTGCAGACGTTGTTGCCGGCGAGCGATTTCTTCCGTGCCAACCGCCAGTTCATCGTCGCGCGGCAGGCCGTCGCCGAGATCGCGGTCTGGTTCGGCAGCCGGCTGGCGTTGCGTCTGAGCGTCGAAACACCCGAACGGATCGTCATCTCCAAGGCCCGGGTTCCCGAATTCAAGCGTTGGCTTACGTCGGTTCACCCTGCCGATTAG
- a CDS encoding gamma carbonic anhydrase family protein, producing MAYIKEVRGHTPRVGEGTFVAETAVLIGDVTVGRDSSIWFNTVLRGDVNSITVGDRTNIQDGTVIHTLYDGAPHPSQTHIGNDVSIGHNATIHGAIIEDNCLIGMGATVLDNAVVASGCIVAAGALVLSGAKLEPDSVYAGVPARKVKEITPEQREEIILRIARDYRMYASWYEEGK from the coding sequence ATGGCATATATAAAAGAGGTACGGGGGCATACGCCTCGTGTGGGCGAAGGGACGTTCGTGGCCGAAACGGCCGTGCTGATCGGCGACGTGACCGTCGGCCGCGACAGTTCGATCTGGTTCAACACCGTCCTGCGCGGCGACGTCAATTCGATCACCGTCGGCGACCGGACCAACATCCAGGACGGGACGGTGATCCATACGCTCTACGACGGCGCGCCCCACCCTTCGCAGACGCATATCGGCAACGACGTGTCGATCGGTCACAACGCCACGATCCACGGTGCGATCATCGAGGACAACTGCTTGATCGGCATGGGGGCCACGGTGCTCGACAACGCCGTCGTGGCGTCGGGCTGCATCGTGGCCGCAGGCGCGCTGGTGTTGTCGGGCGCGAAACTCGAACCCGATTCGGTCTATGCCGGCGTCCCGGCCCGCAAGGTCAAGGAGATTACGCCCGAACAACGCGAAGAGATCATCCTGCGCATCGCCCGCGACTACCGTATGTACGCCTCGTGGTACGAGGAGGGCAAATAG
- a CDS encoding sensor histidine kinase: MSRPSKYSGIVVNLLIAVAISLVVNFSYVLLLVVEKSDDRHPPFSRELRTDREIVRVEGDVWISPDGHGYLLYVSPERLSDGDAAATGLAEVAPARDSVYIPRNSARFLRLRSGDHLLADALESHRSGGRLVLGQVLERNGEPFDYGVIFERPQEGVIFALQLFYFFVLAFLLLSLLRLGDRVRPMSGFFKRGLLCAGLAVGLYFIAPVVRWRTHELTILALSGSWLDYNLIMKCSFTLVVVLLYGQISRLLRQRQAMEVENEQLKSENLTTRYNMLVSQINPHFFFNSLNSLAMLVREGDEQKALTYIDQLSFSFRYIIRNGQNMLTTLAEELRFAEAYGYLFKIRYADKLFFDVDVAPKYLDYRLPVLTLQELLSNAVKHNAITKRRPLRVSIRVENGQLVVSNPLLPKLDAEPCTGIGLHNLDSRWQLITGHGIRIDRSEEIFSVCMSLLKPRTK, from the coding sequence ATGTCCCGACCGTCGAAATACAGCGGAATCGTCGTCAACCTGTTGATCGCCGTGGCCATTTCACTGGTGGTCAATTTCTCCTACGTGCTGTTGCTCGTGGTCGAAAAGAGCGACGATCGGCATCCGCCTTTCAGCCGGGAGCTGCGGACGGATCGGGAGATTGTCCGCGTCGAAGGCGACGTGTGGATTTCGCCCGACGGGCACGGCTATCTGCTTTACGTTTCGCCGGAGAGGCTTTCGGACGGCGATGCCGCCGCTACGGGACTCGCGGAGGTCGCACCGGCGCGCGACAGCGTCTATATCCCCCGCAATTCGGCGCGCTTCCTGCGGTTGCGGTCGGGCGACCATCTGTTGGCCGACGCGCTCGAATCGCACCGTTCGGGCGGACGGCTCGTGCTGGGACAAGTGCTGGAACGCAACGGCGAGCCGTTCGATTACGGAGTGATCTTCGAACGTCCGCAGGAGGGGGTGATCTTCGCGTTGCAGCTCTTCTATTTCTTCGTGCTGGCTTTCCTGCTGCTTTCGCTCCTGCGGCTGGGCGACCGCGTGCGGCCGATGTCGGGATTTTTCAAACGCGGTCTGCTGTGTGCGGGGCTTGCCGTCGGGCTCTATTTCATCGCCCCTGTCGTGCGTTGGCGGACGCACGAGCTGACGATATTGGCGCTCAGCGGCAGCTGGCTCGACTATAACCTGATCATGAAGTGTTCGTTCACGCTGGTCGTCGTACTCCTGTACGGGCAGATCAGCCGGTTGCTTCGTCAGCGTCAGGCGATGGAGGTCGAGAACGAACAACTCAAAAGCGAGAACCTCACGACGCGCTACAACATGCTGGTGAGCCAGATCAACCCCCACTTCTTCTTCAATTCGCTCAATTCGCTGGCGATGCTCGTGCGCGAGGGCGACGAACAGAAGGCACTCACCTACATCGACCAGCTCTCCTTCTCGTTTCGCTATATCATCCGCAACGGCCAGAACATGCTGACGACGCTCGCGGAGGAGTTGCGTTTCGCCGAAGCCTACGGATACCTGTTCAAGATACGCTATGCCGACAAGCTCTTTTTCGATGTCGATGTCGCCCCGAAATACTTGGATTACCGACTGCCCGTGCTGACGTTGCAGGAGCTGCTGTCGAATGCCGTCAAGCACAACGCCATAACCAAACGCCGCCCGCTGCGTGTTTCGATCCGCGTCGAAAACGGCCAGCTGGTCGTGTCGAATCCCCTCTTGCCGAAGCTCGACGCCGAACCTTGTACGGGAATCGGCCTGCACAACCTCGACAGCCGTTGGCAGCTCATCACGGGCCACGGCATCCGCATCGACCGCAGCGAGGAGATCTTCTCGGTCTGCATGTCGCTTCTGAAACCCCGCACGAAATGA
- the metK gene encoding methionine adenosyltransferase, with product MGYLFTSESVSEGHPDKISDQISDAILDEFLRHDASAKVACETLCTTGLVVVAGEVRSEAYVDVQGVARRVINRIGYTRSEYQFDGNSCGVLSAIHEQSPDINQGVVRAAEEEQGAGDQGIMFGYACNETREYMPATLILSHVILKELAVIRREGETMTYLRPDSKSQVTIEYDEATGRPLRVHTIVVSTQHDDFIAAGNGIDEKEAERRMQERIREDVRTILIPRVKARLERAGDKLASLIGDDYILHVNPTGKFVIGGPHGDTGLTGRKIIVDTYGGRGAHGGGAFSGKDSSKVDRSAAYAARHIAKNMVAAGIADEVLVELSYAIGIARPLSVYVDTYRSKRPAAIDGMTDGEIARRIERLFDLRPAAIVKRFGLTNPIFEATASYGHFGNRPYTRTEKLWRDGHEVEREIEYFGWEKLDAVELIRKEFGL from the coding sequence ATGGGTTATCTATTCACGTCGGAATCGGTGTCGGAAGGACACCCCGACAAAATCTCGGATCAGATTTCGGACGCCATCCTGGACGAATTCCTGCGTCACGACGCAAGCGCCAAGGTCGCCTGCGAAACGCTCTGCACGACGGGACTCGTCGTCGTGGCGGGCGAAGTGCGCTCGGAAGCCTACGTCGACGTACAGGGCGTGGCGCGCCGGGTCATCAACCGCATCGGCTACACCCGCAGCGAATACCAGTTCGACGGCAATTCGTGCGGCGTGCTCTCGGCCATCCACGAACAGTCGCCCGACATCAACCAGGGCGTCGTACGCGCCGCCGAAGAGGAGCAGGGCGCGGGCGACCAGGGCATCATGTTCGGTTACGCCTGCAACGAGACGCGCGAGTACATGCCCGCGACGCTCATCCTCTCGCACGTCATCCTCAAGGAGCTGGCCGTCATTCGCCGCGAAGGCGAAACGATGACCTATCTGCGCCCCGACTCAAAATCGCAGGTGACGATCGAATACGACGAAGCGACGGGCCGTCCCCTGCGCGTACATACGATCGTCGTCTCGACACAGCACGACGACTTCATCGCCGCCGGCAACGGCATCGACGAAAAGGAGGCCGAGCGGCGGATGCAGGAGCGCATCCGCGAGGACGTGCGCACGATTCTCATTCCGCGCGTCAAGGCACGTCTCGAACGCGCCGGCGACAAACTGGCGTCGCTCATCGGCGACGACTACATCCTGCATGTGAACCCTACGGGCAAATTCGTCATCGGCGGCCCCCATGGCGACACGGGCCTCACGGGACGGAAGATCATCGTCGACACCTACGGCGGCCGCGGTGCCCACGGCGGCGGTGCCTTCTCGGGCAAGGACTCCTCGAAAGTGGACCGTTCGGCAGCCTACGCCGCCCGCCACATCGCCAAAAACATGGTGGCTGCGGGCATAGCCGACGAGGTACTCGTCGAACTTTCGTACGCGATCGGCATTGCCCGGCCGTTGTCGGTCTATGTCGACACCTACCGGTCGAAGCGTCCCGCAGCGATCGACGGCATGACCGACGGCGAGATCGCACGCCGCATCGAGCGGTTGTTCGACCTGCGTCCGGCGGCGATCGTCAAACGGTTCGGCCTGACGAACCCGATCTTCGAGGCGACGGCCTCCTACGGCCACTTCGGCAATCGTCCGTATACCCGCACCGAAAAGCTTTGGCGCGACGGACACGAAGTCGAACGGGAGATCGAGTATTTCGGCTGGGAGAAACTCGACGCCGTAGAACTGATCCGCAAGGAGTTCGGACTTTGA
- a CDS encoding outer membrane beta-barrel protein: MRRTILLFVTLFTAMEIYAQSGSVAATVIDASTREGVPGAVVEFAPADPAAQKRYFTTGYKGRVEATVPYGTYKVSVSFLGYETLEKELKLSVAKKSLGTLELAPSSTEIEAVVKEVKSMRTSQKGDTVSYNAGAFKVTADADVEGLLKKMPGITITDGEVEAQGETVKKVFVDGKEFFGEDVTSAIKSLPAQAVDKVEVYDKLSDAAEFSGMDDGEGYKAINIVTKPNMRQGQFGKLYAGYGYQPETEGTTSNHKYNVGGNVNLFHGSSRVSVIGLFNNVNQQNFSFEDILGVSGGSGGRGGVGALMVRPQSGVASVNSFGVNYSDSWGKTGRQDKVTLQASYFFNRTTTKNYSTIDKWYETPSPIDTLHTDGYSNNTNGNHRLNARLEWRISENQSLMSRTGLSFQSYDPYSTTYGHQWGESGLRVVDNFSDGDRTGVNLNQYLSYRTKLGKDGRTLTLDGSVRYRNNRGDTDSYSNQARGIDPDLIVVPTDTLLLRYQRAHSPSFSYNLRGDVTYTEPVSQYAQLSLQYRVAYNYQESDKKVYVTPDDRFETAGVEPDPSLSQSSNTGYLTHRIGPGFRIVKGKNRFVANVSYQRAQLTGEVLSATKVMGAGDDAKTSHGFNNLTYFLMGQLNINKENSIRLFINSSTDNPGIGELQNVYDISNAQSISKGNPHLRPSYSNNVRFHYVNSNVEKGRTFMWMFSMQNTSNYITSSMAYDVEVEVPTGEVDGGGDPVTETYNPHTYSTYTNMDGYWNLRTHLSYGLPVSFLKSNLNVMAGVNYTLTPTLVARKATDGSVYLNNGEIVGGERNDASRLSYDFRAVLGSNISENVDFTLSWHGAYNIAKNSLVVNDSDNKNRYFNHVATAAMKFVFLKSFTFTGNVSYQQNIGFTNDYDNSYVLCNVYLGKKVFRNRRGEVMFGVNDLFDQNTAFSRTTGSGYTQNSINSVIGRYYTVQFVYNLRNFGKRGSKDIKDYDGMGALGGNRRGVGRPPMGPPPGGRGPMF; this comes from the coding sequence ATGAGACGAACGATTTTACTGTTTGTGACATTGTTCACCGCGATGGAAATTTATGCCCAGTCGGGTAGCGTGGCGGCGACCGTGATCGACGCCTCGACGCGCGAGGGCGTGCCGGGTGCCGTCGTGGAGTTTGCGCCGGCGGATCCTGCGGCGCAGAAACGTTACTTCACGACTGGGTACAAGGGGCGCGTCGAGGCGACGGTTCCCTACGGCACCTACAAGGTTTCCGTTTCGTTTCTGGGCTACGAAACGCTTGAAAAGGAGCTGAAACTGTCGGTCGCCAAAAAGTCGCTCGGCACGCTCGAGCTGGCGCCTTCGTCGACCGAGATCGAGGCCGTGGTCAAGGAGGTGAAGTCGATGCGTACGTCGCAGAAGGGCGATACGGTGAGCTACAATGCCGGAGCCTTCAAGGTGACGGCCGACGCCGATGTCGAAGGGCTGCTCAAGAAGATGCCCGGCATCACCATTACCGACGGCGAGGTCGAGGCACAGGGCGAGACCGTGAAGAAGGTCTTCGTCGACGGCAAGGAGTTCTTCGGCGAGGACGTAACTTCGGCGATCAAGTCGCTGCCCGCACAGGCGGTCGACAAGGTCGAGGTCTACGACAAGTTGAGCGATGCGGCCGAATTTTCGGGTATGGACGACGGCGAGGGGTACAAGGCGATCAATATCGTCACGAAACCCAACATGCGTCAGGGCCAGTTCGGCAAGCTCTATGCCGGTTACGGCTACCAGCCCGAAACCGAAGGAACGACGTCGAACCACAAGTACAACGTGGGCGGCAACGTCAATCTGTTCCACGGGTCGAGCCGCGTGTCGGTGATCGGGTTGTTCAACAACGTCAACCAGCAGAATTTTTCGTTCGAGGACATTCTGGGCGTGTCGGGAGGTTCGGGCGGCCGCGGCGGCGTGGGGGCGCTGATGGTGCGGCCTCAGAGCGGCGTGGCGTCGGTCAACTCGTTCGGCGTCAACTACTCCGACAGTTGGGGAAAGACCGGCCGGCAGGACAAGGTGACGTTGCAGGCCAGTTATTTCTTCAACCGTACGACGACCAAGAACTACTCGACGATAGACAAGTGGTACGAAACTCCGTCGCCGATCGATACGCTGCATACGGACGGCTATTCGAACAATACGAACGGCAACCACCGCCTCAATGCCCGTCTCGAATGGCGTATTTCGGAGAACCAGTCACTCATGTCGCGCACGGGGCTCAGTTTCCAGAGCTACGATCCTTACAGCACGACTTATGGCCACCAGTGGGGAGAGAGCGGTCTGCGCGTGGTGGACAATTTCAGCGACGGCGACCGCACGGGAGTCAATCTGAACCAGTACCTCTCCTATCGCACGAAGCTGGGCAAGGACGGCCGCACGCTGACGCTCGACGGCAGCGTGCGCTATCGGAACAACAGAGGAGATACGGACAGCTATTCGAACCAGGCGCGGGGTATCGATCCCGATCTGATCGTCGTTCCTACGGATACCCTGCTGCTGCGCTACCAGCGTGCGCATTCGCCGTCGTTCAGCTACAACCTGCGCGGCGACGTGACCTATACCGAACCGGTTTCGCAGTATGCGCAGCTGAGCCTGCAATACCGTGTGGCCTATAACTATCAGGAGAGCGACAAGAAGGTCTACGTGACGCCGGACGACCGGTTCGAAACGGCTGGCGTCGAACCCGATCCGAGCCTGTCGCAATCGTCCAACACGGGCTATCTGACGCATCGCATCGGGCCGGGTTTCCGTATCGTGAAGGGCAAGAACCGTTTCGTGGCCAATGTCTCCTACCAGCGCGCCCAGCTGACGGGCGAGGTGCTCTCGGCGACGAAGGTCATGGGGGCGGGCGACGATGCGAAGACGTCGCACGGATTCAACAACCTGACCTATTTCCTGATGGGACAGCTCAACATCAACAAGGAGAATTCGATCCGGCTGTTCATCAACTCCTCGACCGACAATCCCGGTATCGGCGAGTTGCAGAACGTCTACGATATCTCCAATGCGCAGAGCATCTCGAAAGGTAACCCCCATCTGCGTCCCTCCTACTCGAACAACGTGCGGTTCCATTACGTGAACTCCAACGTCGAGAAGGGACGTACGTTCATGTGGATGTTCTCGATGCAGAATACGTCGAACTACATCACGTCGAGCATGGCCTACGACGTGGAGGTGGAGGTTCCGACCGGCGAAGTCGACGGCGGCGGCGATCCCGTGACCGAAACCTACAATCCGCACACCTATTCCACCTATACCAACATGGACGGCTATTGGAACCTGCGCACGCATCTGAGCTACGGATTGCCCGTCTCGTTCCTGAAAAGCAACCTCAATGTGATGGCGGGCGTCAACTACACGCTTACGCCGACGCTGGTGGCGCGCAAGGCGACCGACGGAAGCGTCTATCTGAACAACGGCGAAATCGTCGGCGGCGAGCGCAACGACGCCAGCCGTCTGAGCTACGATTTCCGCGCCGTGCTGGGCAGCAACATCTCCGAGAACGTCGATTTCACCCTTTCGTGGCACGGTGCCTACAACATCGCGAAAAACTCGTTGGTCGTCAATGATTCCGATAACAAGAACCGCTATTTCAACCATGTGGCGACCGCGGCGATGAAGTTCGTCTTCCTGAAAAGCTTCACCTTCACGGGGAATGTTTCCTACCAGCAGAATATCGGCTTCACGAACGATTACGACAACTCCTACGTGCTGTGCAACGTCTATCTGGGCAAGAAGGTCTTCCGCAACCGTCGGGGCGAGGTGATGTTCGGCGTCAACGACCTGTTCGACCAGAATACGGCCTTCTCGCGCACGACCGGTTCGGGATATACCCAGAATTCGATCAACAGCGTGATCGGACGCTACTATACCGTGCAGTTCGTCTACAACCTGCGCAATTTCGGCAAGCGCGGTTCCAAGGACATCAAGGATTACGACGGCATGGGGGCGCTGGGCGGAAACCGCAGGGGTGTCGGCCGTCCGCCTATGGGGCCTCCTCCGGGCGGCAGAGGCCCGATGTTTTGA